In one Leishmania major strain Friedlin complete genome, chromosome 13 genomic region, the following are encoded:
- a CDS encoding putative leucyl-tRNA synthetase: MSTARRDALVAIEQEKQAYWAAEKLHEFDAPAPGEARPAKYLTTFPFPYMNGKLHLGHGFSLTKAEFASRFQRMMGRRSLWPFGFHVTGTPIAACAQKIAKEMQQYGNPPQFPAELLEDKPKTPVVKEPTEALGQHKSKRGKSGPAKPQWLIMRSMGIPDSEIAKFADPQYWLDYFPPIAMEDLKHFGCHIDWRRAFMTTERNPYFDRFVQWQFHILRRENLLNYGKRYCVYSPRDGQPCADHDRASGEGVLPQEYTLVKLIVQNPLSQPCFAEHKDIIGDRSVVLPGATLRPETVVGQTNCWVSNKFNYKGYYVRNAKGEDEVYIMTARAARNIAYQNFYVNGQVGTDPEPLFEVEGTNMVGIPLSAPLAPYTTIYTLPMATITEAKGTGVVMSVPSDSPDDYINFTQLLSKPDYRVKLGIKDEWVVPFAMIPIIDIPELGTEGAKLMCEKLKINGPNATELLEEAKKVCYQQGFYHGTMITGPYAGVKVSEAKVKTHRDMEAADQCIRYYEPVRQVMSRSGDECVVALCDQWYLEYGKDDWKKVVQEHIKTMDMFFPGVRNGFEETLNWLADWPCSRTFGLGTYLPCDASHTMIIDSLSDSTIYMAYYTIDRFFNVGADGSTDLCGKVDNPYGLAPEMFTNEVFEYIYHGVGDAATVAGAVSMPIESLKLMRNEFEYWYPVDLRCSGKDLIQNHLTMFLYNHAAIWPADESKWPRAIFCNGHIQVDNEKMAKSKGNFISLREAMDMYGADATRLACADAGDSMDDANFVRETAAGFVLKMTTLLEQAKETVERTDLRSGDYNEFDKIFNNTMNTVITRTEGFYHRMQFRMVLNTAFHELSNEYSQYKMYCDDLNVHAQLGRRYYEVVALMMMPLAPHTMEHLWQSILQHEGSVVTQPFPKPTAELDYSLIVASRVMTTTLKEIRSQVIKNAKKRGPVEEVIVYTRREYTDWQRQALEILHELYQANGNTFPEDMAKQVVARDPKIMSKGLMAFMSFVKGNVEKYGVQAMSTQPVIDDAVILSNVTHNLSRLSGVPVVRILSAEDETYKEHDAARRKCLPGEPSVALPPVVKSE; the protein is encoded by the coding sequence ATGTCCACGGCACGTCGCGATGCGCTCGTGGCGATTGAGCAGGAGAAGCAAGCCTACTGGGCCGCCGAGAAGTTGCATGAGTTCGACGCCCCAGCGCCTGGGGAGGCGCGGCCGGCGAAGTATCTGACCACGTTCCCCTTCCCGTACATGAACGGCAAGCTTCACCTCGGTCATGGCTTCTCGCTCACGAAGGCCGAGTTCGCCTCGCGCTTCCAGCGCATGATGGGCCGCCGCTCGCTCTGGCCCTTCGGCTTCCATGTCACTGGCACCCCGAtcgctgcgtgcgcgcagaaAATCGCCAAGGAGATGCAGCAGTACGGCAACCCACCGCAGTTcccggcggagctgctcgaggaCAAGCCCAAGACGCCGGTAGTCAAGGAGCCTACGGAGGCGCTAGGGCAGCACAAGAGCAAGCGAGGCAAGAGCGGGCCGGCGAAGCCGCAGTGGCTCATCATGCGAAGCATGGGCATCCCCGACTCGGAGATCGCGAAGTTCGCCGATCCGCAGTACTGGCTGGACTACTTCCCGCCCATCGCGATGGAGGACTTGAAGCACTTTGGCTGCCACATCGATTGGCGCCGCGCCTTCATGACGACGGAGCGTAATCCATACTTTGACCGCTTCGTGCAGTGGCAGTTCCACATCCTGCGCCGCGAGAACCTGCTCAACTACGGCAAGCGTTACTGCGTGTACTCGCCGCGCGACGGCCAGCCGTGCGCCGACCACGACCGCGCCAGCGGTGAGggtgtgctgccgcaggaATACACGTTGGTGAAGCTCATCGTCCAGAACCCACTCTCACAGCCGTGCTTCGCCGAGCACAAGGACATCATCGGCGACCGTAGCGTCGTGCTGCCCGGCGCCACACTCCGTCCTGAGACGGTCGTCGGTCAGACAAACTGCTGGGTCAGCAACAAGTTCAACTACAAGGGGTACTACGTGCGCAACGCGAAGGGAGAAGACGAAGTCTACATCATGACggcccgcgccgcgcgcaaTATAGCGTACCAGAACTTCTACGTAAACGGCCAGGTCGGCACCGATCCGGAGCCGCTCTTCGAGGTGGAGGGCACAAACATGGTCGGCATACCGCTCTCCGCCCCGCTGGCGCCGTACACGACAATCTACACGCTGCCTATGGCCACCATCACGGAGGCGAAGGGTACCGGCGTCGTCATGTCTGTGCCATCCGACTCGCCGGACGACTACATCAACTTTACCCAGCTGCTGAGCAAGCCGGACTACCGCGTGAAGCTCGGCATCAAGGACGAGTGGGTGGTGCCGTTCGCGATGATTCCGATCATCGACATTCCCGAGCTGGGCACCGAGGGCGCCAAGCTCATGTGCGAGAAGCTCAAGATCAACGGCCCGAACGCGACGGAGCTGCTAGAGGAAGCGAAGAAAGTGTGCTACCAGCAGGGCTTTTACCACGGCACCATGATCACCGGCCCCTACGCCGGCGTCAAGGTGAGCGAGGCCAAGGTGAAGACGCACCGTGacatggaggcggcggaccAGTGCATCCGCTACTACGAGCCGGTGCGTCAGGTGATGAGCCGCAGCGGTGACGAGTGCGTCGTCGCGCTGTGCGACCAGTGGTACCTCGAGTACGGCAAGGATGATTGGAAGAAGGTGGTGCAGGAACACATCAAGACGATGGACATGTTCTTCCCCGGTGTGCGCAACGGCTTCGAGGAGACGCTGAACTGGCTGGCGGACTGGccgtgcagccgcaccttCGGTCTCGGCACCTACCTGCCGTGCGACGCGTCTCACACGATGATCATCGACAGCCTGTCGGACTCCACCATCTACATGGCCTACTACACGATCGACCGCTTCTTCAACGTCGGTGCCGACGGCTCGACAGATCTGTGCGGCAAGGTGGACAACCCGTACGGTCTGGCGCCAGAGATGTTCACGAACGAGGTGTTCGAGTACATCTaccacggcgtcggcgacgcggccacCGTCGCGGGTGCGGTGAGCATGCCGATCGAGTCGCTGAAGCTGATGCGCAACGAGTTCGAGTACTGGTACCCTGTCGACCTGCGCTGCTCGGGCAAGGACCTCATCCAGAACCACCTGACAATGTTCCTCTACAACCACGCAGCCATCTGGCCGGCGGACGAGAGCAAATGGCCGCGGGCAATCTTCTGCAACGGTCACATCCAGGTCGATAACGAAAAGATGGCCAAATCAAAGGGGAACTTCATCTCCTTGCGTGAGGCGATGGACATGTACGGCGCTGACGCCACGCGGCTTGCCTGCGCCGATGCTGGTGACAGCATGGACGACGCCAACTTTGTGCGCGAGACGGCGGCTGGGTTTGTGCTGAAgatgacgacgctgctggagcaggcaAAAGAGACGGTCGAGCGCACCGACCTACGCAGCGGCGACTACAACGAGTTCGACAAAATCTTCAATAACACAATGAACACGGTCATCACCCGCACCGAGGGCTTCTACCACCGCATGCAGTTCCGCATGGTGCTCAACACAGCCTTCCACGAATTGTCCAACGAGTACAGCCAGTATAAGATGTACTGCGACGACCTCAACGTACACGCgcagctcggccgccgctactacgaggtggtggcgctgatgATGATGCCACTGGCGCCGCACACGATGGAGCACCTGTGGCAGAGCATCCTCCAGCACGAGGGCTCTGTCGTCACGCAGCCGTTCCCGAAGCCGACGGCGGAGCTAGACTACTCGCTGATCGTCGCGAGCCGGGTCATGACAACCACTCTCAAGGAGATTCGCTCGCAGGTGATTAAGAACGCGAAGAAGCGCGGTCCGGTCGAGGAGGTCATCGTATACACGCGTCGCGAGTACACGGactggcagcggcaggcgctcGAGATACTGCATGAGCTCTACCAGGCGAACGGCAACACGTTCCCGGAGGATATGGCGAAGCAAGTTGTCGCCCGCGACCCCAAGATCATGAGCAAGGGCCTGATGGCCTTCATGTCCTTCGTCAAGGGCAACGTAGAGAAGTACGGGGTGCAGGCCATGTCGACGCAGCCCGTCATCGACGATGCCGTGATCTTGTCCAACGTCACGCACAACCTCAGCCGCCTCTCCGGCGTACCGGTGGTACGTATCCTGTCCGCCGAAGACGAGACTTACAAGGAgcacgacgcggcgcgccgcaagTGCCTGCCTGGTGAGCCGTCCGTGGCGTTACCGCCGGTAGTGAAGAGCGAGTAG
- a CDS encoding putative proteasome regulatory ATPase subunit 2 codes for MGQNMPKPPGAGKPEKWEPPVAPEIGKRKKKRGPDAATRIPKVYPNRACLLRKYRLERCKDYLLLEEEFLRTINAQRDAQSNLEEGAMGHYEAELKRVEDIRGTPLEVATLEEAVDDSHAIVSISGTEYYVPLMSFVDKEQLELGCSVLLHDRQHSIVGVLKDDVDPLVSVMKVDKAPEDTYADIGGLEQQIQEIKEAVEFPLSHPELYDEIGIKPPKGVILYGVPGTGKTLLAKAVANRTSATFLRVVGSELIQKYSGEGPKLVRELFRVAEEHSPAIVFIDEIDAIGTKRYDTDSSGTKEVQRTMLELLTQLDGFDSSNDVKVIMATNRIDTLDPALIRPGRIDRKIEFPFPDEKTKRRIFEIHTSRMSLAEDVDISEFIHAKDEMSGADVKAICTEAGLLALRERRMKVCQADFIKGKENVQYRKDKSTFSRFYL; via the coding sequence ATGGGGCAGAACATGCCAAAGCCGCCGGGTGCCGGCAAACCAGAGAAGTGGGAACCTCCTGTGGCGCCGGAGATCGGCAAGCGCAAGAAGAAGCGCGGCCCCGACGCGGCCACGCGCATTCCGAAGGTCTATCCGAACCGCGCCTGCCTCCTCCGAAAGTACCGCCTTGAGCGCTGCAAGGACTACCTCCTGCTAGAGGAAGAGTTCCTGCGCACAATCAACGCCCAGCGCGACGCGCAGTCGAACCTGGAGGAGGGTGCGATGGGCCACTACGAGGCGGAGCTGAAGCGCGTCGAGGACATTCGTGGCACCCCGCTGGAGGTGGCGACGCTCGAGGAGGCAGTGGACGACTCGCACGCGATCGTCTCCATCTCTGGCACCGAGTACTACGTGCCCCTCATGTCGTTCGTAGACAAGGAGCAGTTAGAGCTGGGGTgcagcgtgctgctgcatgaCCGGCAGCACAGCATCGTTGGCGTGCTTAAGGACGACGTCGACCCGCTGGTGAGTGTCATGAAGGTTGACAAGGCGCCGGAGGACACGTACGCGGACATTGGTGGCCTGGAGCAGCAGATCCAGGAGATCAAGGAGGCGGTCGAGTTTCCACTCTCCCACCCAGAGCTGTACGACGAGATAGGCATCAAGCCACCGAAGGGTGTCATTCTCTACGGTGTCcccggcaccggcaagacgctgctggccaAAGCCGTCGCGAaccgcaccagcgccacgtTCCTGCGGGTGGTGGGATCGGAGCTGATTCAGAAGTACTCCGGCGAGGGCCCCAAGCTCGTGCGTGAGCTCTTCCGGGTTGCGGAGGAGCACTCGCCAGCGATCGTGTTCATTGATGAAATCGACGCCATCGGCACGAAGCGCTACGACacggacagcagcggcacgaaAGAGGTGCAGCGTACGATGCTGGAGCTGCTCACGCAACTGGACGGCTTCGATAGCAGCAACGACGTGAAAGTGATCATGGCAACCAACCGCATCGACACCCTCGACCCGGCTCTCATCCGCCCTGGTCGTATCGACCGCAAGATTGAGTTCCCCTTCCCAGACGAGAAGACGAAGCGCCGCATCTTCGAAATCCATACAAGCCGCATGTCACTCGCCGAAGACGTCGACATCTCCGAGTTTATCCACGCGAAGGATGAGATGAGCGGCGCGGATGTGAAGGCCATCTGCACAGAGGCCGGGCTGCTGGCCCTGCGTGAGCGCCGCATGAAGGTGTGCCAAGCCGACTTTATCAAGGGCAAGGAAAATGTGCAGTACCGCAAGGACAAGTCGACGTTTTCGCGTTTTTACCTGTGA
- a CDS encoding putative NADH-cytochrome b5 reductase, whose protein sequence is MVGVLVIIAFGMAAFFAFMFTRTTKVAMDPTMFKHFKLIKRTEVTHDTFIFRFALENETQTLGLPIGQHIVLRADCTTAGKTETVTHSYTPISSDDEKGYVDFMIKVYFAGVHPSFPHGGRMSQHMYHMKLGDKIEMRGPQGKFIYLGNGTSRIHKPGKGIVTEKVDAYAAIAGGTGITPILQIIHAIKKNKEDPTKVFLVYGNQTERDILLRKELDEAAANDSRFHVWYTVDREATPEWKYDIGYVREEMFRKHLPVPDMLGNDSVPQNVGIKKVMALMCGPPPMVQMAIKPNLERIGYTADNMFSF, encoded by the coding sequence ATGGTCGGCGTTCTCGTCATCATCGCCTTCGGCATGGCGGCCTTCTTTGCGTTCATGTTTACGCGCACGACGAAGGTGGCCATGGACCCGACCATGTTCAAGCACTTTAAGCTGATCAAGCGCACCGAGGTGACCCATGACACCTTCATCTTCCGCTTCGCCCTCGAGAACGAGACGCAGACGCTCGGACTGCCGATTGGGCAGCACATTGTGCTCCGCGCCGACTGCACGACGGCTGGCAAGACGGAGACAGTCACGCACTCCTACACACCCATCTCCAGTGACGACGAGAAGGGCTACGTAGACTTCATGATCAAGGTGTACTTTGCCGGCGTGCACCCCAGCTTCCCGCATGGCGGCCGGATGTCGCAGCACATGTATCACATGAAGCTTGGCGACAAGATAGAGATGCGTGGACCACAGGGTAAGTTTATCTACCTGGGCAACGGCACCTCGCGCATCCACAAACCGGGCAAGGGCATCGTCACGGAGAAAGTGGACGCCTATGCGGCCATTGCCGGCGGCACTGGCATCACCCCGATTCTGCAGATCATCCACGCCATTAAGAAGAATAAGGAGGACCCTACGAAGGTGTTCCTTGTGTATGGCAACCAGACGGAGCGTGACATCTTGCTGCGCAAGGAGCtggacgaggcggccgccaacGACAGCCGCTTTCACGTATGGTACACCGTCGACCGCGAGGCGACGCCAGAGTGGAAATACGATATTGGCTACGTCCGCGAGGAGATGTTCCGCAAGCACCTGCCCGTGCCCGACATGCTCGGCAACGACAGCGTGCCGCAGAACGTCGGGATCAAGAAGGTCATGGCGCTCATGTGCGGCCCGCCGCCGATGGTCCAGATGGCGATCAAGCCGAACCTAGAGCGCATCGGCTACACTGCCGATAACATGTTCAGCTTCTAA
- a CDS encoding subtilisin-like serine peptidase, giving the protein MMMEVVVALRLLTIHVLAALLLVLWSLPLAEGPWPLSVQAARRSTDAHAERPSIHPRKYYLGKYGTRCIRNLTGLVVSEDAAERLACFSGRGVRVAVLDTGLCAGITESSRNSVTCTSVVPGVACEDAGCAHGTRSVSVLAGQLSVSTPLPRESLKETAWRNRETHLALADQFIGLAPDSTVRVLRIFDRQGRTNRRHLARALDLLLREAEDGEAGRLHSTWNTSSAHIRRRDETVDVISLSYGSKDYHSSPQVQDRLYRLMHEHGVIVVAAAGNDGVRFGSVRSPADMPGVLAIGALRVEGHSRSAQTTQASRTLGNLAGSLAAGGGHKSVAHFSGRGPTTWELPFGAGRAKPDLVALGQHVWAVQGVSAAAFSAAAPRARSASSALQLRSASGTSIAAPIVAGVVALCLEAAWSSTSAVASAQNITGGGSVLDVRQNRLSRVSHSLRVREAILRTAVPLEEAAASLPTWPRPAPTTPLHSDSSSTASAAHPRRVLAGVPLLELYAGYLRLSRVSILSQGAGEVQPLRALHAIVAKAAASSAIDAPEALRSCASFAIPTCVRIGYRIPRCSSNSGDMSTSQSCQPPHDPDGKAHGDSRLPGRPGMSRAAPPAAYWWPFSDQAVYPGATPVLLNISLHLCPPSSSAATDQGARDAAAAASGEAARRGSTTHDHVTYVITKVSGRLRAREGHPSRNSSHQNDACPLLLFEGAENRHRVGSTSPTRLLNLTARSASPPAACTDGEVVGGEATVTGPRHTQAGVCSFAKRRSTQQRWMQHLLRVATELTVVASRSPTRANVVEQLSPPPTSFSLSVAVSSPASAHTHLCYDVARETVAVWRKKGKRSPPSVKGAAASWRSADNNDGHDKQHTKDGAQVPADRDRCVPLFHLFRMLSVEGALHIFTGGSSSQPTLTVPFAVCVVEPPPRVQRVLIDTSLDWFNPTTATSNLFIAGDDPHESDTDGVDAALRRGRQRQRHERAYAEASGGDHPYTNLALLYLYLRHTLGMAVETFPLLHMSTITTSIAANGSSPLWPPAEHTFNASHAAQRAPAGALAHVGTLIIVDPERPLTHGMRRLLTRAVLGGGADRSADGLDVLLVTDWYSADLAAQLHWARDKSLDNAERSSRISGTDAADEVAGVDGDRDAVRELRALRQLENGSTRGLAGSSHVPSWNRWLSEVTVASGSAANSNDCNGAAPLGSEGLLDGKSELPFELSENIVIDGVVVVDAAAPTGRSEPGGNASASHGGTITSAKVVALRSLGQLNAAGVLRWRLPAQAAAQRQAGRAAAVGASKGVHESNVHSSGHGTCRIGHASNTSAVPSTQEGEAVICNVMPGWVQQQRRLVKRTIVSTRDSSAPAAVVEDGWEDVPVAKGDERLVRIGGLEAVDVSTVAPAATDASEAIQSLTHGVLGFLTLPPSSTHVVTASANRFRPGRIAIFTDSDCLSTSNHHAQAALDELEALLYPPSTSPSSPVTTCATWDCLARTPDGQRLLQAESAQSSVCVEVVKELLLWLHTGNLHRWWDSAQLQCEARRWARARHRSTADTTPGADSVGVDRKAANFDEVLGTAPERAHVGEVVGRLWASLVESTERDAASFLVEGPEDETRFQRDYAAHQERTAANVMRALMVNYHGDWRAHLLDHNVSLSSTGAAGDSFSQSLRPASGRRSGIATAQQPEEHVSLIESLLPLRGMLNALRWLQHPMVLGQLMVSAAVVMSVWLCRAGG; this is encoded by the coding sequence ATGAtgatggaggtggtggttgcCCTGCGGCTGCTCACTATTCATGTTCTCGCCGCACTCTTACTGGTGCTGTGGTCGTTACCTCTCGCAGAAGGGCCGTGGCCGCTGAGTGTGCAGGCTGCACGCCGTTCCACCGATGCGCACGCCGAAAGGCCCAGCATACATCCCCGCAAGTACTACCTTGGTAAGTATGGCACACGCTGCATCCGAAACTTGACGGGGCTCGTCGTGTCCGAGGACGCTGCAGAGCGCCTCGCCTGCTTCTCTGGCCGTGGCGTCCGCGTGGCAGTGCTCGACACTGGTTTGTGTGCCGGCATCACTGAGAGCAGCCGTAACTCCGTTACCTGCACCAGTGTCGTGCCTGGCGTGGCGTGCGAAGATGCCGGGTGCGCTCACGGGACGCGCAGTGTGAGCGTGCTGGCGGGACAGCTCTCTgtgtcgacgccgctgcctaGAGAATCACTTAAGGAGACTGCGTGGCGCAACAGAGAAACACACCTCGCCTTGGCTGATCAGTTCATCGGACTCGCCCCCGACTCCACGGTGCGCGTGTTGCGTATCTTCGACAGACAAGGGCGCACAAACCGACGCCACCTCGCCCGCGCCCTcgacctgctgctgcgtgaggcggaggacggCGAAGCAGGTCGCCTGCACAGTACGTGGAACACATCCAGTGCGcacatccgccgccgcgacgagACCGTGGATGTGATTAGCCTGTCCTATGGCAGCAAAGACTACCACAGTAGCCCGCAGGTGCAGGACAGGTTGTACCGGCTGATGCATGAGCACGGCGTCATCGTCGTGGCGGCCGCTGGCAACGACGGAGTGCGCTTCGGCAGCGTGCGAAGCCCGGCGGACATGCCTGGTGTGTTGGCCATCGGTGCCCTTAGGGTGGAAGGGCACAGCAGGTCGGCACAGACAACGCAGGCGTCACGCACTCTCGGCAACTTGGCGGGCTCCCttgccgccggtggcggtcACAAGTCTGTTGCACATTTCTCTGGGCGTGGCCCTACCACATGGGAGTTGCCCTTCGGCGCAGGACGTGCAAAGCCGGATCTCGTCGCTCTCGGCCAACACGTGTGGGCTGTCCAAGGCgtttcggcggcggcattctccgctgcggcgccacggGCACGTAGTGCTTCatctgcgctgcagctgcgctccgCGTCTGGGACGAGTATTGCCGCCCCTATCGTGGCCGGAGTCGTGGCGCTCTGTCTCGAGGCGGCATGGTCGTCTACGTCCGCTGTAGCATCAGCACAGAACATCACCGGAGGCGGTTCTGTCCTTGACGTGCGTCAGAATCGACTCTCTCGTGTTTCCCATTCactgcgcgtgcgtgaggcGATCTTGCGGACGGCCGTTCCTCTAGAAGAAGCCGCCGCATCACTGCCGACATGGCCTCGCCCCGCACCCACCACGCCTTTGCACAGcgactcctcctcgacggcgtcagcagcgcatcctcgCCGAGTGCTGGCTGGTGTGCCACTGCTAGAGCTTTATGCTGGCTACCTTCGCCTTTCGCGAGTCAGCATTCTCTCGCAAGGAGCGGGCGaggtgcagccgctccgcgCGCTGCACGCCATCGTCGCGAAGGCAGCTGCATCCTCGGCCATCGATGCACCGGAGgcgttgcgcagctgcgcctctttCGCCATACCAACATGTGTGCGCATCGGCTATCGGATTCCAcgttgcagcagcaacagcggggACATGAGCACCTCGCAGAGCTGTCAACCTCCTCATGATCCTGACGGAAAGGCACACGGCGACTCGCGGTTGCCGGGTAGACCCGGCATGTCCCGTGCCGCACCGCCCGCCGCGTACTGGTGGCCCTTCTCCGACCAAGCCGTCTACCCCGGCGCCACACCCGTGCTACTGAACATTtctctccacctctgccCCCCTTCTTCGTCAGCTGCTACGGATCAAGGTGCgcgtgacgctgccgctgcagctaGTGGCGAAGCTGCACGTCGAGGGTCAACGACGCATGACCACGTCACGTACGTAATCACCAAGGTAAGCGggcgcctgcgtgcgcgtgaaGGTCATCCATCACGGAACAGCAGTCACCAGAATGACGCCtgtcctctcctcctctttgaGGGCGCGGAGAACCGCCACCGTGTGGGCTCGACAAGCCCGACGCGGCTTCTGAACTTGACGGCACGGAGCGCCTCTCCCCCCGCAGCATGCACTGACGGGGAGGTGGTCGGGGGGGAGGCCACGGTGACAGGGCcgcgacacacacaagcaggCGTGTGCTCATTTGCGAAGCGGCGGAGCACGCAGCAACGGTGGATgcagcaccttcttcgcGTGGCGACCGAGCtcacggtggtggcgagcaGATCGCCGACGCGCGCGAACGTTGTAGAGCagctgtcgccgccaccgacaTCCTTCAGCCTCTCCGTCGCCGTCTCTTCCCCTGCGTCCGCCCACACGCATCTTTGCTACGACGTGGCGCGCGAGACAGTGGCGGTGTGGCGGAAGAAGGGCAAGAGATCGCCGCCCAGTGTGAAGGGCGCGGCGGCTAGCTGGCGCTCCGCCGACAATAACGATGGGCACGACAAGCAGCATACAAAGGACGGTGCGCAGGTGCCAGCAGACCGCGATCGTTGCGTTCCACTTTTTCACCTGTTTCGCATGCTGAGCGTGGAAGGCGCGCTGCACATCTTCACTGGCGGCTCATCCTCGCAGCCCACACTGACAGTGCCGTTCGCTGTTTGCGTCGTGGAGCCGCCGCCccgggtgcagcgggtgctgATCGACACGAGCCTTGACTGGTTCAACCCCACGACAGCCACCTCGAATTTGTTCATCGCCGGCGACGACCCACACGAGTCGGACACTGACGGCGTAGACGCAGCACTGCGGCGCGGACGACAGCGTCAGCGTCACGAACGCGCCTACGCCGAGGCGAGTGGCGGCGATCACCCGTACACAAACCTCGCTCTGCTATACCTCTACCTGCGCCACACACTTGGAATGGCAGTGGAGACGTTCCCGCTACTGCACATGAGCACGATAACCACCTCGATCGCAGCTAACGGTAGCTCACCGCTCTGGCCCCCTGCAGAGCACACCTTCAACGCCTCCCACGCTGCCCAGAGGGCACCCGCAGGCGCTCTGGCACACGTCGGCACGCTGATCATCGTCGACCCGGAGCGGCCGCTGACACACGGTATGCGGCGTCTCCTAACGCGTGCggtgctcggcggcggcgcggatCGCTCAGCGGACGGCCTCGACGTTCTTTTGGTGACGGACTGGTACAGCGCCGATCtggccgcgcagctgcactggGCGCGCGACAAAAGCTTGGACAACGCGGAGCGCTCCTCCCGCAtcagcggcaccgacgcggcggacGAGGTGGCCGGTGTCGACGGCGACAGGGACGCTGTGCGCGAGTTGCGGGCGCTCAGACAATTGGAAAATGGCTCTACTCGCGGCCTCGCCGGCTCCAGTCACGTGCCGTCGTGGAACCGTTGGCTGTCAGAGGTGACGGTCGCGTCGGGCAGTGCGGCCAACAGCAACGATTGCAATGGCGCAGCCCCTCTGGGCAGCGAGGGACTTCTAGACGGAAAGTCTGAGTTGCCGTTTGAGCTGAGCGAGAACATCGTGATAGACGGCGTTGTGGTggtcgacgctgccgccccgaCAGGGAGGAGCGAGCCTGGGGGCAACGCATCCGCCTCGCACGGCGGCACCATCACCTCGGCAAAGGTGGTCGCTCTCCGCTCTCTTGGGCAGCTGAACGCAGCTGGCGTGCTGCGATGGCGTCTCcctgcgcaggcagcagcgcagcggcaggcaggGAGAGCTGCCGCGGTCGGAGCTTCTAAAGGGGTACATGAGTCCAACGTTCACTCAAGTGGTCACGGCACCTGCCGCATCGGTCACGCATCGAACACCTCAGCCGTGCCTTCAACGCAAGAGGGTGAAGCTGTGATATGCAACGTCATGCCAGGCtgggtgcagcagcagcggcgcctcgtAAAGCGCACCATCGTCAGCACACGAGACAgctcggcgccggcggctgtGGTTGAAGACGGCTGGGAAGATGTGCCTGTCGCAAAGGGAGACGAACGTCTGGTCCGCATCGGCGGACTGGAGGCGGTCGACGTCAGCACAGTggcgccagcagcaacggaCGCAAGCGAAGCCATACAGAGTCTGACGCATGGTGTGCTGGGCTTCCTCACGCTTCCCCCATCTTCCACACACGTTGTCACCGCGTCCGCCAACCGCTTCCGGCCTGGGCGCATAGCGATCTTCACGGACTCGGACTGCCTGTCGACCTCGAACCACCACGCGCAAGCAGCCCTGGATGAGTTGGAAGCTCTTCTCTACCCGCCATCCACGTCGCCATCGTCACCTGTGACGACCTGTGCAACGTGGGACTGCTTGGCACGCACTCCCGACGGGCAACGACTGCTCCAAGCAGAGTCGGCGCAGAGCTCCGTGTGCGTCGAAGTggtgaaggagctgctgctgtggctgcacACGGGAAACCTGCACCGCTGGTGGGACTCCGCCCAGCTCCAGTGTGAGGCGCGTAGGTGGGCACGAGCGCGGCATCGGAGCACGGCGGACACCACCCCCGGCGCAGATAGCGTGGGCGTTGATCGCAAAGCCGCGAACTTCGACGAGGTGCTCGGAACGGCGccagagcgcgcgcacgtcggcgaggtggtggggCGGTTATGGGCTTCTTTGGTGGAAAGCACAGAGCGCGATGCAGCGTCGTTCCTTGTCGAAGGTCCGGAAGACGAGACCCGCTTTCAACGCGACTACGCAGCCCATCAGGAGCGCACCGCAGCTAACGTGATGCGCGCCTTGATGGTGAACTACCATGGAGACTGGCGTGCGCATCTGCTAGACCATAATGTGTCGCTGTCaagcaccggcgccgccggcgactcGTTCTCACAATCTCTACGCCCCGCGAGTGGCCGGCGGAGCGGCATTGcgaccgcgcagcagccagagGAGCATGTCTCCTTGATAGAGAgtttgctgccgctgcgaggCATGCTCAACGCCCTGCGGTGGCTGCAGCATCCGATGGTGCTGGGTCAACTCATGGTTAGTGCAGCTGTCGTGATGAGCGTGTGGTTGTGCCGTGCAGGGGGGTAG